In Puntigrus tetrazona isolate hp1 chromosome 7, ASM1883169v1, whole genome shotgun sequence, the following are encoded in one genomic region:
- the cd248a gene encoding LOW QUALITY PROTEIN: CD248 molecule, endosialin a (The sequence of the model RefSeq protein was modified relative to this genomic sequence to represent the inferred CDS: inserted 1 base in 1 codon) has translation MGCTVFRVILVSSLLCLYGVQTQDLTERDALCREDGCFVLHFQRKIFLEAWRSCKEHGGNLATIRHPKEAAIVKELFSNVELRQHHRGKANIWIGLQRQPRQCATNRPLRGFSWVTGDQDTQYTNWLQEDSASCSSPRCVVMPYSTAAHEQGHNLKWKDGPCSISVDGYLCRYNFQGMCTAIASEGGGNALYSTPFNLLSTLLTHIPFGSVAAVPCPAKDDQSVLCTQKEDGTVGWNREPPFCSDTPKTSWCDKDNGGCHHFCVENDSHYYCDCNNGYLLAEDGVSCFLSDPCNGAPCEFECLRVMDGYRCACPDGYMLAPDERGCVDVDECLQSPCEHICVNAPGTFECRCRGGYRQDEEGVCEDVDECLDNPCAHECENTLGSHICHCHLGFAPLQEDQSQCHDIDECQIEGXCERMCINYDGGFECYCEEGYTLQADQYSCRPIGEDMETPSTTFSNPWITLNPIWEAEDPAFPWHPPPDSDWNWQTELPNVETVPTDLISTTEEEPETTTLTESSLEVINVDVDLNPEQPVHNAFFPPAILTPTPDYYEDESTTVPTVHPSPTASGGAWNWLWFSSTQTKPETQETAKNPFNIFGEHGSFEQDHDNPNMYDDKSVTFGPVQQTSTLFSIQSRVIEDVIIDNENSSNQSQGTSWLLIGLLVPLCIFIVLMVVLGIIYCTRYTVKPQNKNTSDCYHWIAGAGDKAAADISGSVTKSHV, from the exons ATGGGCTGTACAGTTTTTCGTGTTATTCTGGTGTCCTCACTGCTGTGTCTCTATGGGGTGCAGACACAGGACTTGACAGAGCGGGATGCACTCTGCAGGGAGGATGGGTGCTTTGTGCTCCATTTTCAGCGCAAGATCTTCCTGGAGGCTTGGCGGAGCTGCAAGGAACACGGGGGCAATCTGGCCACCATCAGGCACCCAAAGGAAGCAGCAATAGTGAAGGAGCTCTTTTCAAATGTGGAACTGAGACAGCATCACAGAGGCAAAGCAAATATCTGGATTGGCCTTCAGAGACAGCCCCGACAATGTGCAACCAACCGTCCCCTGCGTGGCTTCTCGTGGGTCACTGGAGATCAGGACACCCAGTACACCAACTGGCTACAGGAGGACTCGGCCAGTTGCTCATCTCCACGATGTGTGGTGATGCCTTATAGCACTGCGGCCCATGAGCAAGGGCATAATCTGAAATGGAAAGACGGACCTTGTTCGATTTCAGTGGATGGCTACCTGTGCAGGTATAACTTCCAAGGCATGTGTACAGCTATTGCTAGCGAGGGAGGTGGGAATGCACTGTATAGTACCCCTTTTAACCTGCTGAGTACCCTCTTAACACATATCCCGTTTGGATCGGTAGCAGCTGTGCCTTGTCCTGCTAAAGATGACCAGTCAGTTCTGTGTACACAAAAGGAAGACGGAACTGTTGGCTGGAACAGGGAACCACCTTTTTGCTCTGATACTCCTAAGACAAGTTGGTGCGATAAAGATAATGGAGGTTGCCATCACTTCTGCGTCGAGAATGACTCGCACTACTATTGTGATTGTAATAATGGCTATCTCCTGGCTGAGGATGGGGTAAGTTGCTTTCTGTCTGACCCTTGCAATGGGGCTCCATGTGAGTTTGAGTGCTTGCGTGTGATGGATGGCTACCGCTGCGCTTGTCCTGATGGCTACATGCTGGCACCTGATGAACGGGGCTGTGTAGATGTCGATGAATGCCTACAGAGTCCATGTGAGCATATCTGTGTAAATGCACCTGGAACCTTTGAGTGTCGCTGCCGAGGTGGCTACCGACAAGATGAAGAGGGTGTCTGTGAAGATGTGGATGAGTGTTTGGACAACCCATGTGCTCATGAGTGTGAGAACACACTGGGCTCCCATATTTGCCACTGCCATCTTGGTTTTGCCCCACTACAAGAGGACCAGAGTCAATGTCACGACATTGACGAATGTCAAATCGAAG GATGTGAACGTATGTGCATCAATTATGACGGAGGCTTTGAGTGCTACTGTGAAGAAGGTTATACTCTTCAAGCTGACCAGTATTCCTGCAGACCCATTGGGGAGGATATGGAGACTCCTTCAACCACCTTCTCCAACCCATGGATTACTCTCAACCCTATTTGGGAAGCAGAGGATCCTGCCTTCCCATGGCACCCTCCACCTGATTCTGACTGGAACTGGCAGACTGAGCTGCCCAATGTGGAGACAGTTCCGACAGACCTGATTTCGACAACTGAAGAGGAACCCGAAACCACTACACTGACTGAAAGCTCCCTTGAGGTCATTAATGTTGATGTTGACCTTAATCCAGAGCAACCAGttcataatgctttttttccacCGGCAATTCTGACGCCCACACCAGACTATTATGAGGATGAGAGCACCACCGTTCCCACAGTCCACCCTTCCCCCACAGCTTCAGGCGGCGCTTGGAATTGGCTCTGGTTCAGCTCAACCCAAACAAAGCCTGAGACACAGGAAACTGCAAAAAACCCTTTCAACATTTTTGGAGAACATGGGTCCTTTGAACAAGACCATGACAATCCTAACATGTATGATGATAAATCAGTCACCTTTGGTCCAGTCCAACAAACTTCCACCCTTTTCTCAATTCAGTCACGAGTAATAGAGGACGTCATTATTGATAATGAGAACAGCAGCAACCAGAGCCAAGGAACCAGCTGGTTGCTAATTGGATTGCTAGTGCCACTTTGCATCTTCATTGTGCTGATGGTGGTCCTGGGCATTATCTATTGTACTCGCTACACAGTTAAACCACAGAACAAGAACACCAGCGATTGTTATCATTGGATTGCTGGTGCTGGTGATAAAGCAGCTGCTGACATATCTGGTAGTGTAACTAAATCTCATGTTTAA